A window from Neochlamydia sp. AcF84 encodes these proteins:
- the rpmF gene encoding 50S ribosomal protein L32, with the protein MAVPRNRHSNARKNSKRAHHAKKPKQLANCSNCQSPKLPHVVCPSCGQYNGRVVMARKA; encoded by the coding sequence ATGGCAGTACCACGTAACCGTCATTCTAATGCCCGCAAAAATTCTAAGCGCGCGCACCATGCAAAAAAGCCTAAACAATTAGCTAATTGTTCTAACTGCCAGTCTCCTAAGCTGCCGCATGTAGTTTGTCCATCTTGTGGACAATATAATGGGCGTGTTGTTATGGCTCGAAAAGCTTAG
- a CDS encoding Rne/Rng family ribonuclease: MDEILLNIESKEIRYAHLRHGQLHDLIVERKKERQLTGNIYRGQVTNILHNIQSAFIDINEGENGFIHISDILENTKKFEQVYEMDFDLDYDIKTLDDKQQQNLDIEQVMKIDQNVLVQVVKEPIGSKGARLTSNISIAGRYLVLLPNSIHRGVSRKIEDRNVRERLKKLIRAFEMPKDMGLICRTASAIATPEMLIEEANDLLNTWNNIMENFKKSNEPTLLFAESDIIKRAVIHAVDKRYERILIDDYNVYQTCKRLYSRYANEHALCIEYYRDKIPMFERFNVEREIEKTLRRKIWLPSGGYLYFDRTEAMHTIDVNSGRSSSNKTDVEESLVRINLEATEEIARQLRLRNVGGLVICDFIDMRLRKNQRRVLERLKEFMKEDSAKCTILGMSEFGLVEMTRQRNRGSLHQTIFCSCPYCGGSGLVKTHESISIEIERALKKVIGCHQQFALKLIIHPELEKYLKVIDQQYLFKLAEELNAHLQIATDDNMHINDYHFLSTINNKKIDV; the protein is encoded by the coding sequence ATGGACGAAATCCTTTTAAATATTGAATCAAAAGAAATCCGCTATGCTCATCTGCGCCACGGCCAGCTACATGACTTGATCGTAGAAAGAAAAAAAGAAAGACAGTTAACAGGCAACATCTACCGGGGCCAAGTTACTAATATTCTTCATAACATTCAATCTGCTTTTATTGATATTAATGAAGGGGAAAACGGTTTTATTCATATCTCTGACATCCTTGAAAACACTAAAAAATTCGAGCAAGTTTATGAGATGGATTTTGATTTAGATTATGACATCAAAACCCTAGATGATAAGCAGCAGCAAAATTTAGATATTGAACAGGTCATGAAAATTGACCAGAATGTTTTAGTGCAAGTGGTCAAAGAGCCTATTGGCTCAAAAGGTGCCCGTTTAACCTCTAACATTTCCATCGCGGGGCGCTATCTAGTCCTGCTTCCCAACTCTATTCACCGGGGTGTTTCTCGTAAAATTGAAGATCGCAATGTACGTGAAAGATTAAAAAAGTTAATTCGTGCTTTTGAAATGCCCAAAGATATGGGTTTAATTTGTCGCACGGCTAGTGCGATTGCCACTCCTGAAATGTTGATTGAAGAAGCTAATGATTTGCTCAACACCTGGAATAATATCATGGAGAACTTTAAAAAATCCAATGAGCCCACGCTTTTATTTGCTGAATCCGATATTATCAAGCGTGCAGTGATCCATGCGGTCGATAAACGGTATGAAAGAATATTGATAGATGATTATAACGTTTATCAAACATGCAAGCGCTTATATAGCCGCTACGCCAATGAACATGCCTTATGCATCGAATATTATCGGGATAAAATTCCGATGTTTGAACGCTTTAATGTAGAGAGAGAAATAGAGAAGACTTTACGCCGTAAAATTTGGTTACCTAGCGGAGGTTATCTCTATTTCGATCGTACCGAGGCCATGCATACGATCGATGTCAATTCCGGCAGAAGCTCTAGTAACAAGACAGACGTAGAAGAATCATTAGTAAGGATCAACTTAGAAGCTACGGAAGAAATTGCGCGTCAATTACGCTTGCGTAACGTGGGAGGATTAGTCATTTGCGATTTTATCGATATGCGTTTACGTAAAAATCAACGCCGAGTTTTAGAACGTCTCAAAGAATTTATGAAAGAGGATTCGGCAAAATGCACAATTTTAGGAATGAGCGAATTTGGTTTAGTTGAGATGACACGCCAACGTAATCGAGGTTCTTTACACCAGACTATTTTCTGCAGCTGTCCTTATTGCGGAGGCAGTGGCCTTGTTAAAACGCACGAAAGCATCTCTATCGAGATTGAGAGAGCCCTTAAAAAAGTAATTGGATGCCACCAGCAGTTTGCTTTAAAACTTATCATTCATCCTGAACTAGAGAAATATCTAAAAGTTATTGACCAACAGTATTTATTTAAGCTGGCCGAAGAATTAAACGCCCACCTTCAAATTGCTACTGATGACAATATGCACATTAACGATTATCATTTCCTATCCACGATCAATAATAAAAAAATAGATGTCTGA